ACGGACGCGGGGGTGCCCCCCACCGCGATCCAGACGGGGAGGGGCTGCTGCACGGGGCGGGGGTAGACGGCGAGGCCGTTCAGCGGCGCCCGGTGCGTGCCCGACCAGGTGACGCGCTCGCTCTCGCGCAGCTCCAGGAGCAGCTCCAGCTTCTCCGCGAAGAGGGTGTCGTAGTCCTCCAGGTCGTAGCCGAAGAGGGGGAACGACTCGATGAACGACCCCCGGCCGGCCATGATCTCCGCGCGTCCGCCGGAGAGCAGGTCCACTGTGGCGAAGTCCTGGAAGACGCGCACCGGGTCGTCGGAGCTGAGCACCGTGACCGCGCTCGTGAGCCGGATGCGCTTCGTGCGCTCCGCTGCCGCGGCGAGCACCACTGCCGGGGCGGAGGCCACGTACTCGGGGCGGTGGTGCTCCCCGACGCCGAAGACGTCCAGCCCCACCTGGTCGGCCAGCTCGACCTCCTCCATCAGGTCGCGCAGGCGCTGCGCGGGGCTCACGGTACGGCCGGTCACGGGGTCCGGGGTCGCTTCGGCGAAGGTGTAGATGCCCAGTTCCATGGTCGCTGGCGTGAAGGCTGC
This DNA window, taken from Longimicrobiaceae bacterium, encodes the following:
- a CDS encoding LLM class flavin-dependent oxidoreductase is translated as MELGIYTFAEATPDPVTGRTVSPAQRLRDLMEEVELADQVGLDVFGVGEHHRPEYVASAPAVVLAAAAERTKRIRLTSAVTVLSSDDPVRVFQDFATVDLLSGGRAEIMAGRGSFIESFPLFGYDLEDYDTLFAEKLELLLELRESERVTWSGTHRAPLNGLAVYPRPVQQPLPVWIAVGGTPASVARAGALGLPLALAIIGGVPEQFAPFAELHRRAARQGGHTPPPLSINSHGYLAPTSQEAADDAFPAFAATMDRIGRERGWPPMSREQFEGSRTLRGANFVGSPEEVVEKILFQHEIFGHQRFLLQFSVGTLPHEKVMRSIELFGTRVAPVVRRETARGRARSPQDTASSSRA